Genomic window (Mycolicibacterium smegmatis):
CAACCGCTACCCGGCGGTGCTCAACCGGATCGCGGAGCAGATCCCGCCGGGCTGACCGAGCCGTTCAGCGCAACCGCTCGCCGTACACGCGCTGCACCGACAGTTTCATCAGCACCCTGCGGTCGGAGACCATGACCGACCGGTACTCGTCCCAGTCCGGGTGCTCACCCGCGGCCTTGCGGTAGTACTCGACGAGGGCTTCCACCTCGGGACCGTGTGGGTCGGTACCTGGGCCGGTCAGGGTCACCGTGCCTTCCGCGGTCGCCCAGGCCCAGCCGTCCGCACGGGTGACCTCGAGTGCGGCGCGCGGGTCGCGCCGCAGGTTCGCGGTCTTCGCGCGCCCGTCTGTCATGGACACGTAGATGATGTCGGCGGCGCGGTCGTAGTACGGCGTCACCGGCGACAGTTGCGGAAGCCCGTTTGCTTTGATGGTGGCGAGCACCCCGAT
Coding sequences:
- a CDS encoding PPOX class F420-dependent oxidoreductase, with translation MTATSSDAFDPRSLLAEARIGVLATIKANGLPQLSPVTPYYDRAADIIYVSMTDGRAKTANLRRDPRAALEVTRADGWAWATAEGTVTLTGPGTDPHGPEVEALVEYYRKAAGEHPDWDEYRSVMVSDRRVLMKLSVQRVYGERLR